A single region of the Bacteroidales bacterium genome encodes:
- a CDS encoding ABC transporter substrate-binding protein has protein sequence MKNKHLKRIFFIASLIIIVLSCNYEPSKLRIGYKPIAVDLPIFAAVEEGYFKEQGFNVELVRFTSSNDQVNAATLGKIDVFEAATNVVFDVGFVSKIKHKLIITNPYSNEKGYISDYLLVSDTNKIKKIEDLKGEKIGVFPGSVIKMFCNLIFMKHGLNKDDYELIELQTKDWAIALKTGQIAALSALEPTASQIIKDKIAYPIVNGLYAELMPNVPLSGHWISEEFEKKYGEDVTKKIILAYNKSIDFIETNPEKAKKYIVKYANVREDVLSKVNLNKWKKHEELDYKEIQSFIDLLYENGAIQNKENINDYMCK, from the coding sequence ATGAAAAATAAGCATTTAAAAAGAATATTTTTTATAGCCAGTTTAATCATTATTGTGTTATCTTGCAATTATGAACCAAGTAAATTAAGAATAGGTTATAAACCAATAGCAGTTGATTTACCGATTTTTGCGGCTGTAGAAGAAGGGTATTTTAAAGAACAGGGTTTTAACGTTGAATTGGTAAGATTTACTTCAAGTAATGATCAGGTTAATGCAGCTACTTTGGGGAAAATCGATGTATTTGAGGCTGCGACAAACGTAGTTTTTGATGTAGGTTTTGTTTCAAAAATCAAGCATAAGTTAATTATTACGAATCCATATTCTAATGAAAAAGGATATATTTCGGATTATTTGCTTGTATCTGATACAAATAAAATTAAGAAAATTGAGGATTTAAAAGGAGAAAAGATAGGGGTTTTCCCTGGCTCTGTCATTAAAATGTTTTGTAATCTAATTTTTATGAAACATGGTTTAAATAAAGATGATTATGAATTAATTGAATTACAGACAAAAGATTGGGCTATTGCGTTGAAAACTGGACAGATAGCTGCGCTATCCGCATTGGAACCAACGGCATCACAGATAATAAAGGATAAAATAGCATATCCAATAGTAAACGGCTTATATGCAGAACTAATGCCGAATGTCCCTTTATCAGGGCATTGGATATCTGAGGAATTTGAAAAAAAATATGGTGAAGATGTAACAAAGAAAATAATATTAGCTTATAACAAATCAATCGATTTTATTGAAACTAATCCGGAAAAAGCAAAAAAATATATAGTGAAATATGCAAATGTTCGTGAAGATGTATTATCAAAAGTTAATCTTAATAAATGGAAAAAACATGAAGAGTTAGATTATAAAGAAATTCAATCATTTATTGATTTACTTTATGAGAATGGAGCAATTCAAAATAAAGAAAACATTAATGATTATATGTGTAAATAA
- a CDS encoding ABC transporter ATP-binding protein, with translation MSLISINNVSKIFDTPTGKIKVLENVCLEIKNKEIIGIRGENGIGKTTLFNIIAGIENSTSGIVKIGNDDKKIKIGVIFQNYNSTLLPWLNVEKNIQIPLTIKGVNKNKKNKKTNEILELLKFDNIPLKNFPNQLSGGQKQKVAIARALINNPDILILDEPFSNLDYKTSLELQDVLLNIHEQRDIAMLLVSHEIDHILYLSDVVYVLKGKPATFSISFKIDIARPRSRQIVFSDTFIELRKKILKFEYADFQ, from the coding sequence TTGAGTTTGATTAGTATAAATAATGTCAGTAAAATTTTTGATACACCTACTGGAAAAATAAAGGTGCTGGAGAATGTTTGCTTAGAAATTAAGAATAAAGAAATAATTGGTATTAGAGGAGAGAATGGTATTGGAAAAACAACTTTATTTAATATAATTGCTGGAATAGAAAATTCAACATCAGGAATTGTTAAAATCGGAAATGATGATAAAAAAATAAAGATCGGTGTGATTTTCCAAAATTATAACTCAACATTGTTGCCTTGGTTAAATGTTGAAAAAAATATACAAATACCTTTAACAATTAAAGGAGTTAATAAAAATAAAAAAAATAAAAAAACTAATGAAATTCTTGAACTTTTAAAATTTGATAACATCCCATTAAAAAATTTTCCAAACCAATTGAGCGGGGGACAAAAACAAAAAGTAGCAATTGCTAGAGCATTAATAAATAATCCCGATATTTTAATACTTGATGAACCATTCTCAAATCTTGATTATAAGACAAGTCTTGAACTTCAGGATGTTTTATTAAATATTCATGAACAAAGGGATATAGCTATGTTATTAGTCTCGCATGAAATTGATCATATTCTATATCTCTCTGATGTCGTCTATGTTTTAAAAGGAAAACCTGCAACTTTTTCTATTTCCTTTAAAATTGATATTGCAAGACCCAGGTCAAGACAAATTGTTTTCTCTGATACTTTTATAGAACTAAGAAAGAAAATACTAAAATTTGAATATGCAGATTTTCAGTAA
- a CDS encoding ABC transporter permease: MQIFSKKNISNYSKTLLSILVIIVIWSGIGYFKIVNALFIPKIDDTFISAKHLLYDKTTYISLGFTVYRAIAGLLIAIAFGVPAGLIFGRINWIYKYFELPIEFFRAIPSSALFPLFILFFGIGNASKIGVVFYACSLIMLVNSYYGALPNQEKLDRINMLRSFGASNLQIFTFAICRDALPGISAGIRVCLSLSFVLVVVTEMFLSANEGIGKMIYDYYLQYRIPEMYATIIILGITGFVTNRIYILLEKKFLPWSKNV; this comes from the coding sequence ATGCAGATTTTCAGTAAAAAAAATATTTCAAACTACAGTAAGACCTTGCTTTCAATATTAGTTATTATAGTAATTTGGAGTGGTATAGGATATTTTAAAATTGTTAATGCATTATTTATACCTAAAATTGATGATACTTTTATAAGCGCCAAACATTTATTATATGATAAGACAACATATATTAGTCTGGGATTTACAGTATATAGAGCAATAGCAGGTTTATTGATAGCAATTGCATTTGGAGTACCTGCAGGACTGATTTTTGGAAGAATAAATTGGATTTACAAATATTTCGAATTACCAATAGAATTTTTCAGAGCAATTCCATCATCAGCATTATTCCCATTATTTATTTTATTTTTTGGTATAGGAAACGCTTCAAAAATTGGAGTTGTATTTTATGCATGTTCATTAATAATGTTAGTTAATTCATATTATGGCGCATTACCAAATCAAGAGAAATTAGACAGGATAAACATGTTGAGAAGCTTTGGAGCTTCAAACTTGCAAATTTTTACATTTGCAATATGCCGAGATGCTTTACCCGGTATTTCAGCAGGCATTCGGGTTTGTCTCTCATTATCCTTTGTTTTAGTTGTTGTTACAGAAATGTTTCTTAGTGCAAACGAAGGCATTGGGAAAATGATATATGACTACTATTTACAATATAGAATCCCTGAAATGTACGCAACAATAATAATTTTAGGAATTACTGGTTTTGTAACAAATAGAATATATATTCTTTTGGAAAAGAAATTTTTACCATGGTCTAAAAATGTATAA
- a CDS encoding class I SAM-dependent methyltransferase, which translates to MIDPRLEEYIESHTTQEPELLYELRRRTFLHTPHPRMLSGPVQGRFLEMISRMIRPESILEIGTFTGYSAICLAGGLAPGGMLHTIEADPSYAEIAREYFRKANLEDRIVLHDGDALEIIPQVPTSQKKQEQNET; encoded by the coding sequence ATGATTGATCCCCGCCTGGAAGAATATATTGAAAGCCACACAACGCAGGAGCCTGAATTGTTGTATGAGCTTCGCCGCAGGACTTTCCTGCATACTCCTCATCCAAGGATGTTATCCGGGCCTGTCCAGGGCCGTTTCCTTGAAATGATCAGCCGGATGATCAGGCCTGAAAGTATCCTGGAAATCGGCACATTTACCGGGTATTCAGCCATTTGCCTGGCCGGCGGACTTGCCCCGGGCGGAATGCTTCATACCATTGAAGCTGATCCTTCTTATGCCGAAATCGCCAGGGAATATTTTAGGAAAGCAAACCTGGAAGATCGCATTGTGCTGCATGATGGCGATGCCCTGGAGATCATTCCTCAGGTACCAACAAGTCAAAAAAAACAGGAACAGAATGAAACTTGA